The DNA segment taaaacaaaatatgtggtttttaagcctagaaataggcctgatgactgtgctttttgtgtaaagttcaatagttgtgtaatcgagcggacttcagcttttaaatttttaggtgtgcCTTTTGATGAGAACCTGAGTTTTACACCTCATGCAACGAAGATTCATTCTAGCGTTTGTAGTTCAATAGGCATATTGTTTAAGATTAGATACCTTGTTCCTACTTGGTTGAAACGTCGTTTGTATTATGCTTTAATTCAGTCCCATCTTAGttattgcctgttggtatgggggactacattccaatcaaacttggatcgattgatatgtctccaaaaacaagcagttcACTGTGTTGAGAACCTTAAACCCCGCGATCACACAGCaccttttttcataaaacatgcacttttaaaaattaatcaactgtacgaacttaagctcgctatataatactttattttatttattagatacCTGCATCGCCCATGTGGGCATCACAGCAGGAGGGCGAACTACAAGGCAAACTCAAGAAAAATTCACTCATTTTTTATCAAAGCCACCTCTCAAGTTacacccaatacaatttcaggcatgaccatattagagttccattttgcaggaccaactacggtagaaaacaactagcatacttagtcccatccttcATGAATGCACATCCTAACACGATCACTATCGCGCAAAACTTCAGATCATTCAACTGCTTTAAAAATGCCacgaaaaaatatttgctttccctttctgattgacattgtgctaattggtttCTTGTGTGTTTTATGTACAATTATATTAAGTGCGTTTCATattgtgcttgtatatatataaagcttttttcgtgttcatattactctgttgatcGTAAACTGTTTCTACTTAGAAAGTTGTATGGTGATTGTTGTATTTTATGCACGTATGTTTGtaatgtatgctatgtatgtctaatccacgctattgatatATGTGTATACTATCTATATGTTATGATATGCTACCtcactgttgagcaatgtatgggtgacagggccttagtcaggcagacaatgtactgcctttggccttgccatccaagaccttcactgtgtctaaatcaatgctgaattaaaaaaagagaaagagcagTTCCACATGGCGAGGCGGGTTTGCGAAGGGCAAGCTGAGAATGCAGAAGGCGGTCTTGTGGACTTGTCCTCTTTCAAAATTTAGGAGAGCGGTTTTTGACTCGGTAAGGACGTACCGGGCATCAGTGTGTGTGAGGGCAAGCGCGATCGCCGCTTCTTCAGAGGATTCCGGGGTGGATGCACCGATGGGTTGGAGTGTATTGTCAACGACTACAGCTGCCGCGCCTCCGCCCGTGCAGGCCGCGTCCACCCATACGGCGTCAGCTTCAAAACCATAGTATTTGTGTAGAGCTTTTGCACTGGCTTTGCGGCGGGCCGAATGATAGGTGGCATGGGTGTTCCGAAGGAGGGGTTTTATTATGAACTGAGTGTGTATGGGGCGGGGAACTGGTAAGAGTGTGGGGTCGGCTGCTGGTATGAGAATTCGGAGAGTGTCAAGTATGTAACGCTCTGTGATAGATTGAGCTACGCGAGTGTATTGTGCTTGTCTGTGGGTCTCAATGAGTTCATGTGTGGTGTTGTGGAGTCCAAGCTGGAGAAGTTTGGTGGTTTGCATGTTAGGGGGGAAGTGTAGGGCCACCTTGTAAGCTTTATGAAGCGTAGCAACTAGGGTGGCGATTTCTTCTTGTCGAAGTCGAAGATATGGGATGGTGTAGGGAAAATGGCTCAGTATGAAGGAACGAATGAGATGACACAAATCGCGCTCCTTCGTGCCATAGTGTTTGCCAGTAACTCTGCGGATGAGGTGCCACAGCGCTTCCGTCACCTGCTTGAGCTTCCGGAGAGTGAAAGTGTTCCAGCCGTTGCTCTGGATGCGAAGGCTCAGGATTTGGAGTGTGTCGACCTCCGGGATAGGGTGTCCGGCCAGAGTAATGGTGATGGGGGCCGTGGGAAGAGTACGTGGTGAAGGACGCATGAGAAGTATCTGAGACTTTTCTGGGAAACAGGAGAGACCAATGCTTTGTGCATGTTGTTGTGTGATGTTTGCGGCCGTTTGTAAAGTTTCCTCTATGTCACCATCAATGCCGTGGGTAGTCCACAgagtgatgtcgtctgcatagagggTGTGGTAAAGGTGAGGGATATTGTGAAGAGCGTGGGCTAAGGGAATGATTGTGGAATTGAAGACAAATGGGGAAAGGACAGAACCTTGCGGAGTGCCCACTCCGCTGAGGGTGTATGAAGGGGACGCATGGTAGCCCATAAGAACCTCGGCCGTGCGTTGCGAGAGGAACACTTGTATGTAGGCGTACATGCGGGCACCTACATTGAGAGGGGAGAGAGCAGCCATGATCGCTTGGTGTTCTACACAATCAAAGGCCTTGGACAAGTACAGGGCCAAGATGGCTTTAGTATGAGCGGGGATGAGAGGGTCAAAGATGTCGTGCATCAATTGAAGCATGGCATCTTGGGCGGAGAGACCTGGgcggaagcccaccatgctgtgcGGATATAGGTTGTGGTCGTGCATATGCTGATTGAGTCTGTTTAAAGCAACATGCTTGAGCAGTTTCCCGAGACGTGACGTGAGTGATATGGGGCGGAGGTTTGATATGGTGTAGAGTTTGTTGTGTTTTGCGATGAAGATAATTTTGGCATGGCGCCAGGACTGTGGCAGGGTGCCCTCTCTCCAGCATTGATTAAAATATTCTGCAATCAGTGTGATAGATTGATCATCCAGGTTACGGACCAGAGAGTTCTTTATTCTGTCCTTTCCCAGTGCAGAGCTTGTGCGGATGTTTTGGAGGGCCATGCGGACCTCTTGCTCCAAGATATCGGTGTCAAGGGCCTCATTCGGGGCTCCTGTGTAGGGTGATAGATGGGGGGAGGTGCCAGGTTCCGTGTGTTCTGTCCGGAGTTCGTCCAGAAGAGTGTCGGGGGAGAGCGTAGAGTTGTGAATGAGGCGTGTAATGTGATGTTTTGATGCTGTGCGCGAGTGTGTGAGGTCAACAAGATGCCGTAGGAGTTGCCATGCGTTCTTGGTAGAGAGGTTGCCAGGTATACTGTTGCACACCTGATCCCAGTTGGAACGGCACAGCTCCTCGGCGTGTGCAGCGATTTGCGTCTGTCGCATCGCCAGTCTTCGTtttagctttctattatgttttggCTTTTCCATCTCTCTAGGATGCTGTGGTGTGCCACCCAGAGGTGGGCTAGGTGCGTGTTCAGTGTTGGGGTGTCGGGTGACGTGGTaatgtgttgtgtgtgtgcggtTATGTTTACGAGAGATGCGACCCAATGATCAATGTCTTGTATCGGGGTGTCTGGGTGTTCTCATCGTGCGAGCCGGATTGCATCCCATTTAATAAGATTGTGGGTGAGGAGTCGAAGGCTGTGTTGTGTATGAGGTATTTGGATGGCgataatgtaatggtcgcttcaGAGTGTGTTGCGTACGTGACCACGAGATACCTTTGAGGCAACGGCTGAGTGTAAGGTCCGGACTAGTACCCATGGTTAGACTGTTGCCGATTCGGGTTGGTGTGTGAAAGTTGTTATATGTAGTAAGGCGCAGGTCTTGTATGGTAGTCCAAAGCCTGCGACCCCGTGCTGTGGTGTAGCAATAACCCCAGTCTGTATGCTGAGAGTTAAGGTCGCCTCCTATGAGTAGGAGATTTCGGCCTGCGATGCAATGAATTTTCTGGAGTACAGCCTCTAGAGTGGTCATGGCTTGGCGTAGGGTGTGGTATATGTTGGCAATAAAAATCGGAGGTGTATTACGTTTCATGGGGATGATTTTGATGAAAACACGCGGGGTGGTGGAGGTGATTGTGTGTTCTTGGTAGGTAATAGTGCAATGTATCAGTGTGAATACCCAAGGGTTGTCGGTGGTGTCTGAGTGTACTGCGTGGCAACTGGGAAGTTTGGCTTGGTGTTTTGTGTCCTGTAACAAAAGGAGCTAAAGTATGGCAGGGAGGGTAGGTATTAAGAGCTGCAGCGGTAGGCGCTTGCCCCGaaagccgcggcagttccattggatTAGTGATAAGTGGGTAGAATTATCCCGGTCTGCTATATTGGAGTGTGGGTGGGGCGAGGATAGGTTTTCACTGTGGTGGTGGAAGTGGGATAGGAGGAGTAGGTAGGTGTAGGACGGAGGTAGGGGACCCCTCATGCAAAGAGATGGTATTTGTCTCTAGCCTCTGAAGGCACGTCTCAAATTGTGCAAAAGTATGTTCAAGAGTTAGATTTAAGTGTGTGAAAAGTGTGTCCATCTGTTGCTCAAGGTGAGACGATAGCTGTTCAGCGAGTGTGGTGAATTTGGTTTCGAGGCGTGCCTCCAGAGCAACCAATTTAGCATCAAATTTTGATTCCAAGTCTTTGGCTTGATAATCGTCATGCGAGTCCGATGTGCGTTTCttattatgggggggggggggggggggaggctggtaTGGCAGGTGCGGTGGGTGATTCCACAGTGGGTGGGAGGATTCGCTCTGGGGAGGGATGTTGGGGTGGGCAGGGAGGAACGGGGTAGTGTGTTAAAAGTGTTGTGAGTCGGCTTACCTCCACACGCAGAGCCCGAAGCTCCTGGTCACGGGGGTCCGGGGTAAGCGGGATGTtgcttgccagttttgtgttCACGTTGGGCGTCTTCAGCTTGTCGGCCTATGTCGGTCGCTCCGAGCTCTTGAAGCGCCGTTTGCTGGCCGGCGGATGGTTCTGGGCATTCGGATCCTGCACTGCGCAGTGAGTGGTGGTCTACTCATCGCCGGGATCATGCTTCGCGTTTGGAAGTGGGCTTGGTTGTCCTATGGAGGTGGCAGTGCTTGCATTCCCAGGTCCTGGACAAGTGCAGGCCTTGGAAAATGATGCAGACTGGAGTGCATGTTGGAGTTGGCTCCTTCGGGTGTGACTCTCCGCATCTGGGGCACTTTCGTGTCCTAAGTTGGATACAGACATCCATGCGGTGGCCTATGGTCTGGCAGTTACTGCAGGTCTTGACCCTTGGTGTAAGGGTGCGCACCAGATGCAGTCCTCCACCATAAACAATTTTTCGGGGGACAATGGCTTGACCGAAGGTGATGAGTATCGAGTGTGTGAGTCCCATCCGCCGAGCATCATTGGGTTTGCGGGCGATCAAGTGTGCTAGAAGTTCTTGCGGTGATTCTTTCCAGTAGGCATTTGTGATAACTCCCCTAACTGAGCCATCAGGGAGTGCAATATGTGCCGCCATGGCATACTCAAGTTGGTAGTAGATGATGTGCTGGAGTTGTACGAGCTCGAGAACGTCATCTTGATTCGCCGCAGACACTATGCAAGTGTTATTGACGGGGTGAATCCGAAGTGTGAGCATAGATGGGTCGCTCAGTGCAGTGGCCTGCATGAGAACGGTGAGGAAGTAGCATGGCTGGAGCATCGTCAGGTCAAGTCCTCCCTGGGAGCAGAAGGCGACTGTATATTCGTCTGGGGGAAGAGCCGGCAGTTGCTTGACCTTTTGTGCAGCTGTACGGAGTGCACATAGCTGTGTAGAGGAGCGGTGTACTGCGGGAGTTGTGGCGGTTTCCTGCGTTTCCCGCGACTGACTCTGCGTCTCCTGAATGGCAGGATCGGC comes from the Dermacentor variabilis isolate Ectoservices chromosome 2, ASM5094787v1, whole genome shotgun sequence genome and includes:
- the LOC142572725 gene encoding uncharacterized protein LOC142572725 isoform X1 — translated: MEKPKHNRKLKRRLAMRQTQIAAHAEELCRSNWDQVCNSIPGNLSTKNAWQLLRHLVDLTHSRTASKHHITRLIHNSTLSPDTLLDELRTEHTEPGTSPHLSPYTGAPNEALDTDILEQEVRMALQNIRTSSALGKDRIKNSLVRNLDDQSITLIAEYFNQCWREGTLPQSWRHAKIIFIAKHNKLYTISNLRPISLTSRLGKLLKHVALNRLNQHMHDHNLYPHSMVGFRPGLSAQDAMLQLMHDIFDPLIPAHTKAILALYLSKAFDCVEHQAIMAALSPLNVGARMYAYIQVFLSQRTAEVLMGYHASPSYTLSGVGTPQGSVLSPFVFNSTIIPLAHALHNIPHLYHTLYADDITLWTTHGIDGDIEETLQTAANITQQHAQSIGLSCFPEKSQILLMRPSPRTLPTAPITITLAGHPIPEVDTLQILSLRIQSNGWNTFTLRKLKQVTEALWHLIRRVTGKHYGTKERDLCHLIRSFILSHFPYTIPYLRLRQEEIATLVATLHKAYKVALHFPPNMQTTKLLQLGLHNTTHELIETHRQAQYTRVAQSITERYILDTLRILIPAADPTLLPVPRPIHTQFIIKPLLRNTHATYHSARRKASAKALHKYYGFEADAVWVDAACTGGGAAAVVVDNTLQPIGASTPESSEEAAIALALTHTDARYVLTESKTALLNFERGQVHKTAFCILSLPFANPPRHVELLFLFF
- the LOC142572725 gene encoding uncharacterized protein LOC142572725 isoform X2, with translation MLHLATQLPSTVTSMEVHVQGTDMDPSQYDPRDWTQVLRTQANHRETRKATQGSNADPAIQETQSQSRETQETATTPAVHRSSTQLCALRTAAQKVKQLPALPPDEYTVAFCSQGGLDLTMLQPCYFLTVLMQATALSDPSMLTLRIHPVNNTCIVSAANQDDVLELVQLQHIIYYQLEYAMAAHIALPDGSVRGVITNAYWKESPQELLAHLIARKPNDARRMGLTHSILITFGQAIVPRKIVYGGGLHLVRTLTPRVKTCSNCQTIGHRMDVCIQLRTRKCPRCGESHPKEPTPTCTPVCIIFQGLHLSRTWECKHCHLHRTTKPTSKREA